The proteins below come from a single Lepeophtheirus salmonis chromosome 4, UVic_Lsal_1.4, whole genome shotgun sequence genomic window:
- the Cpsf6 gene encoding cleavage and polyadenylation specificity factor subunit 6: protein MTKMEPDDIDLYADVENEFPSSSMEGSESGPPGDLYDDVLTSKEGLKPSMKEEASLGSLNKIGNHTGGSVNIPGRKYQVYVGNLTWWTTDADVADAVSSIVPDFIEVKFYENRANGQSKGFCAVSLGSEASARILLEKLPKKELHGQAPVVTYATKQALHQFEAQSKTRPTPQAPPNNGTAPPKPPPIPPQQTNSPRLLMRNVRPPFPPTPLYQRPPPPTPNRLPPPPNLRAPPPQAVSSSLMVAIPPPRGPPPPIPAPHVNPAFFPPTQQPPPHHTAYPAPPAHHGLSEIEFEEIMSRNRTVSSSAIARAVQDAANQEYASAIETLVTAISLIKQSKVASDDRCKILISSLQDTLHGIENKSYGASRRERSRSRERPSHHHHHRHHNSGISSGRRRSYSRERDYRDRSRDREYYKERSRSRERDRYREDKYYDDRYKERSGGSGRDMERDHRSGDTGDRGRGESRRSSEREKDRERSRH from the exons ATGACGAAGATGGAGCCGGATGATATCGATCTGTATGCGGATGTCGAGAATGAGTTTCCAAGTTCTTCAATGGAAGGAAGTGAGTCTGGTCCTCCTGGGGATCTCTATGATGATGTCCTGACCTCCAAGGAAGGTCTGAAGCCGAGTATGAAGGAAGAGGCGTCCCTGGGCTCTCTGAATAAGATCGGTAACCACACGGGTGGGTCGGTCAACATTCCTGGGAGGAAATACCAAGTCTATGTGGGCAACTTGACTTGGTGGACAACGGATGCGGATGTGGCAGATGCAGTGAGCAGTATTGTCCCTGATTTTATTGAAGTGAAGTTCTACGAGAACCGAGCTAATGGGCAATCCAAGGGATTTTGCGCCGTCTCTCTGGGAAGTGAAGCCTCGGCTCGGATTCTTTTGGAGAAATTGCCCAAAAAG GAACTTCACGGACAGGCCCCCGTGGTGACGTACGCTACAAAGCAGGCTCTTCACCAATTTGAAGCTCAGTCCAAAACGAGGCCCACGCCGCAAGCTCCCCCCAACAATGGGACGGCCCCCCCTAAGCCTCCCCCGATTCCTCCACAACAGACAAATTCTCCTCGTCTTCTGATGCGAAATGTGCGGCCGCCCTTTCCTCCTACCCCCCTCTATCAACGTCCTCCTCCACCTACTCCCAATCGCTTACCTCCCCCTCCCAACCTACGAGCTCCTCCTCCACAAGCAGTTTCCTCATCATTAATGGTTGCAATTCCACCACCTAGAGGCCCACCTCCTCCTATTCCAGCACCCCATGTCAATCCAGCATTTTTTCCACCAACGCAACAGCCTCCTCCTCATCACACCGCTTATCCAGCACCGCCTGCTCATCATGGCTTGTCGGAGATAGAATTTGAGGAAATTATGTCACGGAATAGAACCGTGTCAAGTAGCGCTATTGCAAGGGCAGTGCAAGATGCTGCCAATCAAGAGTATGCCTCTGCTATCGAAACATTGGTTACAGCTATAAGTCTCATTAAGCAAAGTAAAGTGGCGTCTGATGATAGGTGTAAAATCCTTATCAGCTCTTTGCAAGACACCCTTCAtggaattgaaaataaaagttacggTGCATCAAGAAGGGAGAGGAGTAGATCTCGTGAAAGGCCTTCACATCATCATCATCACCGTCACCATAACTCAGGAATTAGTAGTGGAAGAAGACGCTCATACTCAAGGGAGAGGGATTATCGAGATAGATCTCGGGATAGAGAGTACTACAAAGAAAGATCCAGAAGTAGAGAGAGGGATAGATACAGGGAGGACAAGTATTATGACGATCGTTATAAAGAAAGGAGTGGTGGATCCGGTCGAGATATGGAAAGGGATCATAGAAGCGGTGATACAGGAGATAGAGGAAGAGGAGAATCTCGTAGATCTTCAGAAAGAGAAAAGGATCGCGAAAGATCTCGACATTAA
- the AP-1sigma gene encoding AP-1 complex subunit sigma-2, with protein sequence MIQYMLLFSRQGKLRLQKYFTAQSEKSKKKLSRELINNILSRKPKMSSFLEWKDLKIVYKRYASLYFCCAIEEEDNELVVLEIIHRYVELLDKYFGSVCELDIIFNFEKAYFMLDELLLGGEIQETSKKNVLKAISAQDCLQEEETPQGFFEDSGLG encoded by the exons atg ATTCAGTATATGCTACTCTTCAGTCGTCAGGGGAAACTCCGTCTCCAGAAGTATTTTACTGCCCAAAGTgaaaaaagcaagaaaaaacTGAGTCGGGAATTGATTAATAACATCTTGTCTCGGAAGCCAAAGATGTCCTCCTTTTTGGAGTGGAAAGATCttaaaattgtttacaaaag gtATGCtagtctttatttttgttgtgcCATTGAGGAAGAAGACAATGAACTTGTCGTTTTAGAGATTATTCATCGTTATGTTGAGCTTTTAGACAAATACTTTGGAAGTGTTTGTGAAttggatataatatttaattttgaaaaagcatATTTTATGCTGGATGAGCTTCTACTTGGAGGAGAAATTCAAGAAACCTCAAAAAAGAACGTTTTAAAAGCCATCTCCGCCCAAGATTGTCTACAAGAG GAAGAAACCCCACAAGGATTTTTCGAAGACTCTGGATTGGGTTAA
- the LOC121116609 gene encoding papilin: MWGNGNRFEDRNSCESICINPSGTVKCYLPKVSGPPSCTSKQPHYYFDSNTKECREFIYNGCLGNANRFTTQASCEVECMKALKKSGDQDPCKQPVEPGPCNGYFPRWYYDFLRGTCSEFVYGGCKGNANQFETKESCQNSCKHKQMSLKIQKQCRKPRLVPTDGRDCHDSNSVVAKWYFDDNTHSCTPFYLSKTDHLKCGSIMVEENANDTIFHSLEECMSICPNTYAPVISITSHVVIVKEEHTAVLQVQITSNPSPTIIWEFNGTLINSNDPRVSIDTPGTIKINPARTSDTGKWIVSATNGIGIGSKEEINLTVNPTEAPIEVTIQHEGESPYEIGSTIMLRCVVTGFPKPQVNWFKNNARLPHVGRVRWSKDTNELFIDNANLIDNGYYTCRAWNFRESSHDSRNVKVKKADNKTQCVDKPWLARCQLIVQGKFCLKNPMYFQICCNSCTAAGQIYNP, from the exons ATGTGGGGAAATGGAAATCGTTTTGAGg ATCGAAATTCTTGTGAATCAATATGTATTAATCCTTCCGGCACGGTCAAATGCTACTTACCAAAGGTATCAGGACCTCCTTCTTGTACCAGCAAGCAgcctcattattattttgattcaaatacCAAAGAATGTCGTGAATTCATTTATAACGGTTGTCTTGGAAATGCAAATCGGTTCACTACTCAAGCCTCGTGTGAGGTTGAATGTATGAAGGCACTAAAGAAATCAGGAGATCAAGATCCCTGCAAGCAGCCTGTTGAACCTGGTCCATGCAATGGCTACTTTCCACGATGGTACTATGATTTTTTGAGAGGAACATGCTCTGAATTTGTTTACGGAGGGTGTAAAGGGAATGCAAATCAATTCGAAACTAAAGAATCTTGTCAAAATTCGTGCAAACATAAG caaatgtctttaaaaatccaaaaacaatgTCGGAAGCCTCGACTCGTTCCAACTGATGGAAGGGATTGTCATGATTCAAATTCGGTTGTAGCCAAGTGGTATTTTGATGATAATACCCATTCCTGTACTCCTTTTTATTTGTCGAAGACTGATCATCTCAAATGTGGATCCATTATGGTTGAGGAAAACGCAAATGACACAATCTTTCATTCCTTGGAGGAGTGTATGTCTATTTGTCCAAATACTTATGCTCCAGTCATATCAATTACGTCACAt gtagtcATTGTGAAAGAGGAACACACAGCTGTTTTACAAGTTCAAATAACCTCAAATCCCTCACCGACTATCATTTGGGAATTTAATGGAACTTTGATCAACTCAAACGACCCTCGTGTCTCAATAGATACACCaggaacaattaaaataaatcctgCAAGAACATCAGACACTGGTAAGTGGATAGTGAGTGCTACCAATGGAATTGGAATAGGGtctaaagaagaaataaatttgactgTAAATCCAACAGAGGCCCCAATTgag GTAACTATTCAGCATGAGGGAGAAAGTCCTTATGAAATTGGTTCTACCATTATGCTAAGATGTGTTGTGACCGGCTTTCCTAAGCCCCAGGTAAACTGGTTCAAAAATAATGCTAGACTCCCGCATGTAGGTCGAGTACGTTGGAGTAAAgatacaaatgaattatttattgataatgcAAATTTAATTGACAATGGATATTATACCTGCAG AGCATGGAATTTCCGGGAATCCTCACATGACTCGAGAAATGTTAAAGTGAAGAAAGCAGACAACAAAACTCAGTGTGTGGACAAACCCTGGTTAGCTCGTTGCCAGTTGATTGTGCAAGGAAAATTCTGCCTTAAAAATccaatgtattttcaaatttgttgcaATTCCTGTACAGCAGCTGGTCAAATATATAATCCATGA